In Microvenator marinus, one genomic interval encodes:
- a CDS encoding Rid family detoxifying hydrolase, whose amino-acid sequence MHKKFIVDTARAPRAMGPFSQAVGYGALLFVSGQIALDPHTGKLNQGGIESQSRQVMDNIQGILMGAGLDLSHVLSVTIYLRNLNDFEIVNDVYNLYFDHGAPARSVVEVTRLPQDALIQVDAICAAPANYEALADEYEDEYPDYDPTYGDDGTGPDSADTVVPEVAEEATDDVEPETPAESQSEEPPSLPGTVQAATTLAGGFSPVAGLKLPAPGAKKDEPVAEEAKEEPGEKKEDSEDK is encoded by the coding sequence ATGCACAAGAAGTTCATTGTCGATACAGCGAGAGCACCGAGGGCGATGGGCCCGTTTTCCCAGGCGGTGGGCTACGGTGCGTTGCTTTTCGTTTCGGGCCAGATTGCGTTGGATCCTCATACCGGCAAGCTCAATCAAGGTGGAATCGAGTCGCAATCCCGGCAAGTGATGGACAATATCCAGGGCATCTTGATGGGAGCAGGCTTGGACCTGAGCCACGTGCTCAGCGTGACGATTTATCTCAGAAACTTGAACGATTTTGAAATCGTCAACGATGTCTATAACCTTTACTTCGACCACGGCGCGCCGGCGCGTTCAGTAGTGGAGGTCACACGACTTCCTCAAGATGCGTTGATACAAGTCGACGCCATCTGCGCTGCTCCTGCAAATTACGAGGCGCTCGCCGATGAGTACGAAGACGAGTACCCTGATTACGACCCGACCTACGGCGACGATGGTACCGGCCCTGATTCGGCGGACACCGTTGTTCCTGAGGTCGCAGAAGAAGCGACTGACGACGTCGAGCCTGAAACTCCGGCTGAGTCTCAGTCTGAAGAGCCACCGAGCTTGCCAGGAACAGTCCAAGCGGCCACCACGCTGGCCGGAGGTTTTTCGCCAGTGGCCGGGCTTAAGCTGCCCGCGCCTGGAGCCAAGAAAGACGAGCCTGTTGCCGAGGAAGCAAAAGAAGAGCCAGGCGAAAAGAAGGAAGATTCCGAGGATAAGTAG
- a CDS encoding serine/threonine-protein kinase, producing MANDKNDLPEIAVEPLDDGPNSSNVLSGPQSTHGGAPGTRGPRSAKVEPEDPMIGVTLMGKFRIVKKVGEGGMGNVYLALQQPLQREVAIKLLKPTENNPEGEHYFMREVQAINMLRHPNIIGILDFGKEPDGTLYLIMEYLPGRTLKRLIRKEYPLDPVRICKICMQILSALEQAHSTGIVHCDLKPANVMLEEVAGESDFVKVLDFGIAKVKGPAMEVGPYTQAGNIVGTFDYMSPEQIMRKDLDGRADIWSLGVIMYEMLTRKRVFHDKDAVSIIGRVMQMPIKSPTEIVDPSLNYRIPPELEAIVMKAMERQIDKRYQSAKEMRDALKKLAARLEAGIDPDMTMPPGPNESSDVHSGSLPSQGFGSAFQRDASGNLQTNSGLQDTSRTGINPLSSRSGGFGLMDSQKLGTGIAAGTSVLDQTFSIQELESSLAGERRKVAVLAIQQRARRGKGIDPEEIARRSQEEVKVIREVIQQHDGEIDSFLGGTYTVLFGATKARVGDNVRAVECALALRARFQSLESGADHIGIGLSYGEIFLSSRKGGSAFGGAIDRAIEIARGTQNAQVIVDEELVDLTKEQVEYQGRKNVAGEPAAEVVQLKAGGADAADIEVSDVYVPRPSIFDELSRRAADAKRERGGGIVMLGDVGTGKSTTLKHFANDMKDAGWETFLVRHRDSQNRQSLSVVRSWIRQIALTYKEPATLIRRACESIGLEQGIDAVVALYLSANGADARLAGQLPWQDAKAYAFFTTALLQRMVRFAMKKGPVLLAVDDLDKRDAAEIDVMESLLQTVQKHSVLVIATMRHQSTERDHGLPALFEVLPIGSFSENEARQFISMSLGYTPPADVVAHLTSRSGGNPMFLTEMVRTITRDDQTRMLTASALEKAIPQSLQEILASRIDEVGDSVRDVLAIASVLGESFREQFLYQIAPAHLGPQFAVAELVKKRLLDAALDPMGNVTLAFNPRALRQIVYDRLPRESRAQFHRGVIEFLEQAGDMAAIDPLEWPLMLAFHYRNVEGWEGAAHYLMRAGDVLLDLYDYAGAILQYEEGKGLLTQHGFPKDNPTYLALIARLLVALRESGRLDAAYDLIGSLPNLDSVGEDFVAPLLLEQGRVGMEAGDVDKAYQALDRVRDIALQRQDLKLEIQALLAIGQIFEKQNQLTNAANTMMEVSRKVEGIQINMADPEDRKLYWTAYNQLGTLFIRQRDFNRAQHFLNQALRRAQEIQDQRGLIRVLSNLGALCLSMRDTSGAREYFANALQFARGSGDLLSQARIQINLGIALMEVSDFEGAKKYFKQARDVAEDIGWHEGLADLSLHIQRLRSAMGI from the coding sequence ATGGCCAACGACAAAAACGACCTCCCTGAAATCGCCGTTGAACCTCTGGACGACGGCCCCAATTCTTCCAACGTGCTCTCCGGGCCGCAGTCAACCCACGGCGGAGCGCCCGGAACGCGTGGACCTCGAAGCGCCAAGGTAGAACCTGAAGATCCCATGATTGGGGTCACCTTGATGGGCAAGTTCCGCATCGTCAAAAAGGTGGGCGAGGGCGGCATGGGAAACGTCTACCTTGCGCTCCAGCAACCACTTCAGCGTGAAGTGGCCATCAAGTTGCTCAAGCCCACGGAGAATAACCCCGAGGGCGAGCACTACTTCATGCGCGAAGTTCAGGCGATTAACATGCTTCGCCACCCGAATATCATCGGGATTTTGGACTTCGGTAAAGAGCCGGACGGCACGCTCTATCTGATCATGGAGTACTTGCCGGGGCGAACTCTGAAGAGGCTCATCCGCAAGGAGTACCCGCTCGATCCCGTGCGTATCTGCAAGATCTGTATGCAGATTCTGAGTGCTCTTGAGCAGGCACACTCAACGGGAATCGTTCACTGCGACCTCAAACCTGCAAACGTCATGCTCGAGGAGGTGGCGGGCGAGTCGGATTTCGTAAAAGTGCTCGACTTCGGTATCGCCAAAGTGAAAGGCCCTGCCATGGAGGTTGGTCCCTACACGCAGGCCGGAAATATCGTCGGTACCTTTGATTATATGAGCCCCGAACAGATCATGCGCAAAGACCTCGATGGTCGCGCCGATATTTGGTCGCTCGGGGTCATCATGTACGAGATGTTGACACGCAAGCGCGTGTTCCACGACAAAGACGCGGTGAGCATTATTGGGCGCGTGATGCAGATGCCCATCAAATCGCCGACCGAAATTGTAGACCCGTCGCTGAATTATCGCATTCCGCCCGAACTCGAGGCGATTGTAATGAAGGCGATGGAACGCCAGATCGACAAGCGCTACCAGTCGGCCAAGGAAATGCGAGATGCGCTCAAGAAGCTAGCCGCGCGCCTGGAGGCCGGCATTGACCCAGATATGACCATGCCTCCCGGGCCGAATGAGAGCTCGGACGTGCACTCCGGAAGTCTTCCGAGTCAAGGGTTTGGGAGCGCATTCCAACGTGATGCCTCAGGTAATTTGCAGACCAATTCAGGGCTGCAGGACACGAGTCGTACCGGGATAAATCCGCTTTCTTCGCGCTCGGGCGGCTTCGGGCTGATGGACTCGCAAAAGCTCGGGACGGGTATTGCGGCGGGGACTTCGGTGCTCGACCAAACGTTCTCGATCCAAGAGCTGGAATCTTCGCTCGCAGGCGAGAGAAGAAAGGTTGCGGTGCTCGCCATTCAGCAACGTGCCCGACGCGGCAAAGGCATTGACCCTGAAGAGATCGCGCGGCGTTCCCAAGAGGAAGTCAAAGTCATCCGAGAAGTGATTCAGCAACACGACGGTGAAATTGATAGCTTCCTCGGTGGCACTTACACCGTGCTCTTTGGTGCCACGAAAGCCCGTGTGGGTGACAACGTGCGCGCCGTGGAATGCGCCCTTGCGCTGCGCGCACGCTTTCAGTCGCTCGAAAGTGGAGCTGACCACATCGGAATCGGCCTGAGCTACGGCGAGATATTCTTGTCCAGCCGCAAAGGCGGGAGCGCGTTTGGCGGGGCTATTGACCGCGCAATCGAGATTGCTCGTGGCACGCAGAATGCCCAGGTGATTGTCGACGAAGAGCTCGTGGATCTGACCAAAGAGCAGGTTGAGTATCAGGGCCGCAAGAACGTGGCCGGTGAGCCGGCTGCTGAAGTAGTCCAGCTCAAAGCTGGTGGCGCGGACGCGGCGGATATCGAAGTTTCCGACGTCTACGTACCAAGGCCCTCGATTTTTGATGAGTTGTCCAGGCGCGCGGCCGACGCGAAGAGGGAGCGAGGCGGCGGCATCGTGATGTTGGGCGATGTCGGAACAGGAAAGTCGACCACCCTCAAGCACTTCGCAAACGACATGAAGGACGCGGGCTGGGAGACTTTTCTGGTGCGTCACCGCGACTCACAAAACCGGCAAAGTTTGTCGGTGGTGCGTTCCTGGATTCGACAGATTGCGCTGACCTACAAAGAGCCGGCGACGCTGATTCGGCGGGCGTGTGAGAGTATTGGCCTTGAGCAAGGCATTGATGCCGTGGTCGCCCTCTATCTGAGCGCCAACGGGGCCGATGCAAGATTGGCGGGACAACTTCCGTGGCAAGACGCCAAAGCCTACGCGTTTTTTACGACTGCGCTGCTTCAACGCATGGTGCGTTTCGCGATGAAGAAGGGGCCAGTTCTTCTGGCCGTCGATGACTTGGACAAGCGTGATGCGGCCGAGATCGACGTGATGGAGAGTTTACTTCAAACGGTGCAGAAGCACTCGGTCTTGGTGATCGCAACCATGCGTCATCAATCAACCGAGCGCGACCACGGTCTGCCGGCATTGTTCGAAGTCTTGCCGATTGGCTCGTTCAGTGAAAACGAAGCGCGGCAGTTTATCTCCATGTCTTTGGGGTATACGCCACCTGCCGACGTGGTGGCCCATTTGACGAGCCGCTCCGGCGGCAACCCGATGTTCCTCACCGAGATGGTTCGCACGATTACGCGCGATGACCAAACGCGGATGCTCACAGCGTCCGCGCTGGAAAAAGCTATCCCGCAATCTCTACAAGAGATACTCGCCTCGAGAATCGACGAGGTTGGAGATTCGGTTCGAGACGTGCTGGCGATTGCTTCGGTGCTTGGTGAGTCGTTCCGAGAGCAGTTTCTCTACCAGATTGCGCCCGCACACCTCGGGCCCCAGTTTGCCGTAGCCGAGTTGGTGAAGAAGCGTCTCCTAGATGCAGCGCTCGATCCGATGGGGAATGTCACTCTGGCCTTTAATCCTCGAGCGCTTCGGCAGATTGTCTACGATAGGCTTCCTCGCGAATCCCGAGCGCAATTTCATCGTGGGGTCATCGAGTTCTTGGAGCAGGCTGGCGATATGGCGGCCATCGACCCACTCGAATGGCCGTTGATGTTGGCCTTCCACTACCGAAATGTTGAAGGTTGGGAAGGTGCCGCGCACTACTTGATGCGCGCCGGTGATGTGCTTCTCGACCTCTACGATTACGCTGGAGCAATCCTGCAATACGAAGAAGGAAAGGGACTTCTGACGCAGCACGGATTCCCAAAAGATAATCCGACGTATCTGGCGCTCATCGCGCGCCTTTTGGTAGCGTTGCGTGAATCTGGGCGCCTCGACGCCGCTTACGATCTGATTGGCTCCTTACCGAATTTGGATTCGGTCGGCGAAGATTTTGTGGCCCCGCTTCTACTGGAGCAGGGAAGGGTGGGAATGGAAGCCGGAGACGTGGACAAGGCCTATCAGGCTCTGGACCGCGTTCGCGACATCGCCCTTCAGCGCCAAGACCTGAAACTCGAGATTCAGGCCCTGCTTGCGATAGGCCAGATTTTCGAGAAGCAAAATCAGCTCACGAACGCGGCAAACACCATGATGGAGGTTTCCCGTAAGGTGGAGGGCATCCAGATCAATATGGCGGATCCGGAAGACCGAAAGCTCTACTGGACCGCGTACAATCAGCTCGGAACACTCTTCATTCGTCAAAGGGACTTCAACCGTGCGCAGCACTTCTTGAACCAGGCCTTGCGCCGCGCGCAAGAGATCCAAGACCAGCGAGGGTTGATTCGCGTGCTGAGTAATC
- a CDS encoding AAA family ATPase produces MSIPRDPELVSIFTQANDIARQCGKTLSSAHVLLALYTVPNQAATFLEDREITVDALLSAVRKLSTEDERILERILARSTRLAEGSSAQAVDSLHLLASLIRESSSQAHRILDEAGANVSAIRASVMSYATGSRVMPRRTGVATVISTPTVTTSQLIEHAPSPIEIHPSLRRARRQENALAPMPTQAPEPPKAPKAPTQPERPERAEPTPEEQALAREKAVQEARSTAKKLAESLKRKRAEAARAKKPEPVAEAPESAEDEVEEDSSGPRITIPPEPIAPARKAAHGLTFQDQDIAETYQLSAQEFPNLVKFGRNITEEAALGKLDNVFGREREISQVIDILGKRRSNNPMLLGDAGVGKTAIVEGLALELVALAKTGSRLGKRIVVELEVGRILGGTHLRGSFSERLIAIKDEVKRADGRVIVFLDEIHTWMNAGAGGDGTDAAGELKTALARGTFPCIGATTHDEFKKFVESDPAFERRFQAVYVEEPDVDTTVNILHGIRQNYENHHGVTYEEGSLEAVVKLAQRFIHERRLPDKAIGVMDLAGSRAARENRNEITREHIAKVVAELAGIPPERLTQEDKERFLRMEEHIGEQIVGHSDIVSTLSDVIRRNYAGFRSNKPIGSLLFLGPTGVGKTELVKVLADFLFFDRDAMIRFDMSEFLEPHTVSRLIGAPPGYVGFERGGQLTEAVRRRPYQVILFDEVEKAHPDVLNILLQLLDDGRLTDGQGRIVNFADCVIVMTSNLGASALQEKRGPRIGFSEGTDTGAGRNAVISAAQRHFPPELWNRIDERLVFMPLSKAEVAKIAALQLRSSGSRLSDDSGIKLVVSDLVVPWLVANGGWDQEFGARPMRQTIERHVEGAVARLILNGEATRGDTVFVDVHEGNLVVLPEA; encoded by the coding sequence ATGTCTATACCGCGTGACCCAGAGCTCGTATCCATTTTTACACAGGCCAATGATATTGCGCGGCAGTGCGGGAAGACCTTGTCTTCGGCGCATGTATTGCTCGCGCTCTACACGGTGCCAAACCAGGCCGCTACGTTCTTAGAGGACCGCGAGATTACGGTGGATGCACTCCTCAGTGCGGTCCGCAAATTGAGCACCGAAGATGAACGAATTTTGGAAAGAATTCTGGCTCGAAGCACCCGACTCGCCGAGGGCTCAAGCGCTCAGGCCGTCGATAGCTTGCACCTACTCGCCTCACTCATTCGTGAGTCGAGCTCACAGGCGCACAGAATCTTGGACGAAGCTGGGGCCAATGTTAGCGCGATTCGCGCTTCCGTGATGAGCTATGCCACCGGGTCACGAGTCATGCCTCGACGCACAGGCGTCGCCACCGTGATATCAACGCCAACGGTGACGACATCGCAACTCATTGAGCACGCGCCCTCCCCCATTGAAATCCACCCATCGCTTCGACGAGCCAGACGTCAAGAGAATGCTCTCGCGCCAATGCCGACTCAGGCCCCAGAGCCTCCTAAAGCACCAAAGGCTCCCACGCAGCCCGAAAGGCCCGAGCGTGCGGAACCCACTCCAGAAGAACAAGCCCTCGCACGCGAAAAAGCCGTTCAAGAGGCCCGCTCGACCGCCAAAAAGCTCGCGGAATCTCTTAAGAGAAAACGGGCCGAAGCCGCTCGAGCCAAGAAGCCGGAACCCGTTGCTGAGGCACCTGAATCCGCCGAAGATGAGGTCGAAGAAGACTCAAGTGGGCCACGAATCACTATTCCACCCGAGCCGATTGCGCCTGCGCGCAAGGCCGCACACGGACTTACGTTCCAGGACCAGGACATCGCCGAGACCTATCAACTCTCCGCGCAGGAGTTCCCAAACCTAGTCAAATTCGGGCGTAACATCACCGAAGAGGCCGCGCTCGGAAAGCTCGACAATGTCTTTGGGCGTGAGCGCGAGATTTCTCAAGTCATCGATATCCTAGGGAAGCGTCGCTCGAATAACCCGATGCTCCTCGGTGATGCCGGAGTCGGAAAGACCGCCATCGTGGAAGGACTGGCACTTGAACTCGTGGCGCTTGCGAAGACGGGCTCAAGACTCGGAAAGCGCATCGTTGTCGAATTGGAAGTCGGAAGAATTTTGGGCGGCACCCATTTGCGCGGCTCGTTCTCCGAGCGACTCATCGCCATCAAAGATGAAGTCAAGAGAGCAGATGGCCGAGTCATCGTCTTTTTGGACGAGATTCACACCTGGATGAATGCAGGTGCCGGTGGAGATGGCACGGATGCCGCAGGAGAACTCAAAACGGCGCTGGCCCGCGGGACTTTCCCTTGTATTGGCGCCACGACGCATGATGAGTTTAAGAAGTTTGTAGAGTCCGACCCAGCTTTCGAACGCCGATTCCAAGCGGTCTACGTGGAAGAACCTGACGTGGATACCACCGTCAACATTCTACACGGTATTCGCCAAAACTATGAAAACCACCACGGCGTCACCTATGAAGAAGGCTCACTTGAGGCCGTCGTAAAGCTTGCCCAGCGCTTCATTCACGAGCGCCGCCTTCCAGACAAGGCTATCGGCGTGATGGACCTTGCGGGCTCTCGAGCGGCGCGAGAAAACCGCAATGAGATTACGCGCGAGCACATCGCCAAAGTGGTGGCCGAGCTTGCGGGAATTCCGCCAGAAAGACTGACCCAAGAGGACAAAGAACGATTCCTTCGGATGGAAGAACACATCGGAGAACAAATCGTTGGGCATTCCGATATCGTCTCAACATTGAGTGACGTGATTCGCAGGAACTACGCCGGATTCCGCTCGAACAAACCCATTGGCTCCCTGCTCTTCCTGGGGCCAACCGGTGTTGGAAAGACCGAACTTGTAAAGGTCTTGGCGGACTTCTTATTCTTTGATCGCGACGCCATGATCCGTTTTGATATGTCGGAGTTTCTCGAACCTCATACGGTGAGCCGTCTGATTGGAGCCCCTCCCGGATACGTCGGGTTTGAACGCGGTGGACAACTCACTGAAGCCGTTCGAAGACGCCCCTATCAAGTCATCCTTTTTGACGAGGTTGAGAAGGCCCATCCCGATGTCTTGAACATCCTGCTGCAATTGCTCGACGACGGTAGATTGACTGATGGACAGGGACGAATCGTCAACTTTGCGGACTGTGTCATCGTGATGACGAGCAACCTTGGGGCGAGCGCTCTTCAAGAGAAGCGTGGACCTAGAATAGGGTTCTCAGAAGGCACCGATACTGGAGCAGGTCGAAACGCTGTGATCAGCGCTGCCCAACGACACTTCCCACCTGAGCTTTGGAATCGAATCGACGAACGCCTCGTATTCATGCCTCTTTCTAAGGCTGAAGTCGCAAAGATTGCGGCGTTGCAGC
- a CDS encoding HEAT repeat domain-containing protein encodes MKLRYWIALTVFGAACATAVTTTRSPDVPENVQAPVAPKREPLPPAPLPAPPPETFFEMPYIGADAPQIGLLPDEAPDISRSVGTVTEGWLANSERVIPNEKMLFLEVHQERGLHYTSTFLKQLMEKTAEYVWDRHQSPLLMGNFGAPGGGDIPYSVSHNSGRDADLAFHMLAPSGNVWVPKSFVEFDENGQWVDASTGGVYRFDVARNWTVIEGLLTHHEGQIQMIFVSNGLRRLLLNHAAAIKAPPAIISDAARVLVQPGGALPHNDHFHIRVFCSVVDIESGCEETGRWQPNLAENRARRAKLLKDLRVHLSDTDPSIRAHAVQRLVLLQEQRAVSYLGKLLDDSDSAVRVATARAWTHLEGGHQPLIAQLEREENWRVRLELISGLSGVGAAKPTLISLLESGEAHQTPYGEIREEWVVAGAVATSEDQDYVAGLIRVMSVQEAEGVAHFARALAFLTNQQFESAQEWVAWYEEAKSQTRDEWLASGFQAAGFSVQKIGFESVWELCRAISGSDPVSHNAQKALMRLSGQEVPSLLWSKWDASFYWRRFFERKIAELGLPQIPPELSTAGGYVKEDEGG; translated from the coding sequence TTGAAACTCAGGTATTGGATAGCGTTGACGGTTTTTGGGGCGGCATGTGCCACCGCAGTGACCACCACCCGCTCGCCGGATGTACCTGAGAACGTACAAGCGCCTGTCGCGCCGAAGCGAGAGCCATTGCCTCCAGCTCCGCTCCCAGCGCCACCTCCAGAAACTTTTTTTGAAATGCCATACATCGGCGCCGATGCGCCGCAGATTGGGCTCCTGCCCGATGAGGCGCCAGACATCTCAAGGTCCGTCGGAACCGTCACCGAAGGATGGCTTGCGAATTCCGAAAGGGTGATTCCTAACGAGAAGATGCTCTTTCTCGAGGTTCATCAGGAGCGCGGGCTCCACTACACGTCGACATTCCTGAAGCAATTGATGGAAAAGACGGCAGAGTACGTCTGGGACAGGCATCAATCGCCGCTATTGATGGGGAATTTTGGCGCTCCTGGCGGTGGAGATATCCCGTACTCGGTGTCACATAACTCCGGCCGTGACGCCGACCTCGCGTTTCATATGCTCGCACCGAGTGGGAATGTCTGGGTCCCAAAATCCTTCGTGGAGTTTGACGAAAATGGCCAATGGGTGGATGCCTCGACCGGTGGTGTCTATCGATTCGATGTCGCGCGCAACTGGACCGTGATCGAGGGTCTTCTGACCCATCACGAAGGCCAGATTCAGATGATATTTGTGTCGAATGGTCTGAGGCGCCTGCTATTGAACCATGCGGCAGCCATCAAGGCTCCTCCGGCCATCATCTCTGACGCGGCGAGGGTCTTAGTTCAGCCGGGAGGTGCGCTACCGCACAATGACCACTTTCATATCCGGGTGTTTTGCTCGGTCGTCGACATCGAGAGCGGGTGCGAGGAAACCGGACGTTGGCAGCCGAACCTCGCGGAAAACCGGGCTCGAAGAGCGAAGCTGCTCAAGGATCTTAGAGTTCATCTGAGCGATACCGATCCGAGCATCCGAGCCCACGCGGTCCAGAGATTGGTGTTGCTTCAGGAACAAAGGGCTGTCTCGTATCTTGGAAAGCTGCTCGACGATTCAGATTCTGCAGTGAGGGTGGCCACAGCGCGAGCCTGGACACACCTTGAAGGAGGACACCAGCCTCTCATCGCTCAGCTCGAACGTGAAGAGAATTGGCGTGTGCGCTTAGAACTCATCTCGGGACTGAGTGGAGTCGGGGCTGCAAAGCCCACTTTGATCTCACTTTTGGAGTCGGGAGAGGCTCACCAAACGCCGTATGGGGAGATTCGCGAAGAGTGGGTCGTAGCGGGCGCCGTGGCTACTTCTGAGGACCAGGACTATGTGGCGGGATTGATTCGAGTGATGAGCGTGCAGGAGGCCGAGGGTGTGGCGCATTTTGCGCGAGCACTAGCGTTCTTGACGAATCAGCAATTTGAGTCGGCTCAAGAATGGGTAGCCTGGTACGAAGAGGCCAAAAGCCAAACACGGGACGAATGGCTCGCGAGCGGTTTTCAGGCGGCTGGTTTTTCGGTCCAAAAGATCGGCTTCGAGTCTGTCTGGGAGCTCTGCCGCGCTATCTCAGGCTCCGACCCCGTCAGCCACAACGCTCAAAAGGCCTTGATGCGACTTTCGGGTCAAGAGGTGCCCTCGCTCCTCTGGTCCAAATGGGACGCGAGCTTCTACTGGCGCCGTTTTTTCGAGCGGAAAATTGCTGAGTTAGGCCTGCCTCAAATCCCGCCAGAACTCTCAACGGCCGGTGGATATGTGAAGGAAGATGAGGGAGGATGA